A single Plasmodium knowlesi strain H genome assembly, chromosome: 13 DNA region contains:
- a CDS encoding Tim10-like protein, whose protein sequence is MNENISKVNSTVVELLGMSDLFKRMQNACWSKCIPDVNDSLLSVGETSCVDRCVHKYMEIHTLVGKNLQESQLPK, encoded by the coding sequence atgaatgaaaatataaGCAAAGTAAATAGCACCGTGGTAGAGCTACTGGGCATGTCTGATTTGTTCAAGAGAATGCAAAACGCCTGTTGGAGCAAATGTATACCCGATGTAAACGATTCGTTACTTTCGGTAGGCGAAACCAGTTGTGTTGACAGGTGTGTCCATAAGTATATGGAAATACATACACTGGTGGGGAAGAATCTGCAGGAATCTCAGCTTCCCAAGTGA
- a CDS encoding zinc finger protein, putative: MQALLAPTMSGTKGQMEEKHAPEIVPREGAKNKKKLRSFHFLKKKNEERSADNNRSMEHMFSSSMSDYASLKNNQKEVTNGKVSKSHVRDLEIPNVRVKNKFQCVHVHGAENNSPNLRLHESSEREDAALPHDLSGGSNRHRHSSNHGASNGASHDSNHHVGRHGASHNVNNNKSNNPNNGLSEMPPSPHSVHDEDENASLRDHSALPTTFRRNEELEENHSRGVAIEEEPNGQSLDIVSGNADEMENVTRGIGGNGNIICENAPIENNPRSENRLNEGIVPPSGGNIGRQNDLLASMQNQNRNEAQNDPSRSRNSAENTSNTEELDYYVLTIGDLRNTHVNESEYENEEGLELAFYQRCFIGKILGYEIKPNFEEYNLNKAIRIILFIFVMLALFSMEFALLYNNLLKVRVAENEFLLVESNYNSAFLNNFLFQFNEKELKTWHLTNDMIRDEISNGNFTLHNNMCEVVNKLNIKCDHLLEFYNSNDEKNKKKIIENSIHLYDELSKRNMSIYRVKESLLSPCKNISSNTLTGGSNYVFLFVSEKKHLKVSTIFLILTVFFFCMRIALILSRILYDFVLFLCFKNYRLSIESKRRYLAKYMWSVSTILFLEIILGGDCVTWWLHDIDPIFNYYFQYFLWYITLFCLLSYVLHRVFRKYALRNESDNCSSASFSMQYVHDFLFGVNIVFACLFILFNISKATVITIILTDIVLFIDILNDSYIEQIRLTNFGDFPSNRQRKKKLHIIESSKKNGKKFTLVRLNEHIYRDITQESNTGERESKSKIDFTENNKGELKKSWYIKNKIFDLNNLFSRRNIKKKKIQKNDTINGKEIEEGNDNNSKDENQNHVDNEKYDSVENNTGTSSLEYCEICDERFKNVVLYPCMHGGFCETCIRSMIFNSLKLKDSFPNCPLCRDSIKNVYKISYEDSQKKVQAVTILTIRVKQ; the protein is encoded by the coding sequence aacaaaaaaaaactccgcagcttccactttttgaaaaaaaaaaatgaagagcgTAGTGCCGATAATAATAGAAGCATGGAGCACATGTTTTCATCCAGTATGAGTGATTACGCTTCCTTGAAGAATAATCAGAAGGAAGTGACTAACGGAAAAGTATCCAAGTCTCATGTACGCGATTTGGAAATCCCCAATGTCAgggtgaaaaataaatttcaatGTGTTCATGTGCATGGCGCGGAGAATAATTCTCCAAATCTGCGTCTTCATGAATCTAGTGAACGGGAGGATGCTGCCCTCCCCCATGATTTAAGCGGCGGGTCAAACAGGCACAGGCATAGCTCAAATCATGGTGCAAGTAATGGTGCTAGTCATGATAGTAATCACCATGTTGGTCGTCATGGCGCTAGCCACAATGTGAATAACAACAAGAGTAATAACCCCAATAATGGTCTATCGGAGATGCCACCCAGTCCGCACTCTGTCCACGATGAGGACGAAAATGCCTCCCTGAGGGATCATTCTGCTCTTCCAACTACATtcagaagaaatgaagagcTGGAAGAAAATCATTCCAGAGGCGTCGCCATTGAGGAAGAACCAAATGGACAGTCATTGGACATCGTTTCTGGAAATGCCGACGAGATGGAAAATGTTACGCGAGGCATCGGAGGGAATGGAAATATTATCTGCGAGAATGCCCCTATTGAGAACAACCCCCGTAGTGAGAATCGACTAAACGAAGGCATAGTACCTCCTAGTGGAGGAAACATAGGAAGGCAAAACGATCTTTTGGCAAGTATGCAAAACCAAAACCGAAACGAGGCGCAGAATGACCCAAGTCGAAGTAGAAATTCGGCAGAAAACACATCGAATACAGAGGAGTTAGACTATTACGTGTTAACGATAGGGGACTTAAGAAATACGCACGTGAATGAAAGCGAAtacgaaaatgaagaagggcTTGAGCTAGCTTTTTATCAGAGATGCTTTATCGGGAAAATACTAGGGTATGAGATAAAGccaaattttgaagaatataatttaaataaagCCATTAGAATAATTCTGTTCATCTTTGTAATGTTGGCACTTTTTAGTATGGAATTTGCCCTACTGTATAATAACCTATTAAAAGTAAGGGTAGCAGAAAATGAGTTTTTGCTAGTCGAATCAAATTACAATAGCGCCTtcttaaataattttctgttTCAGTTTAATGAGAAGGAACTAAAAACGTGGCACCTAACGAATGACATGATAAGGGACGAAATATCCAATGGGAATTTTACACTCCACAACAATATGTGTGAAGTGGTtaacaaattaaatataaaatgtgACCATTTGTTAGAATTCTACAATtcgaatgatgaaaaaaataagaaaaaaataatcgaaaATTCTATTCATTTGTATGACGAACTGAGCAAGAGAAATATGTCCATTTATAGGGTAAAGGAATCTTTGCTAAGTccatgtaaaaatataagtTCAAATACGCTCACTGGAGGAAGTAATTACGTATTCCTATTTGTATCTGAAAAGAAGCATTTAAAAGTTAGCACCATCTTTTTAATACTGAcggtttttttcttctgcatgCGCATCGCCCTAATTTTGTCAAGAATTCTGTACGATTTTGTGTTATTTCTATGCTTCAAGAATTACCGACTGTCGATAGAGAGCAAAAGAAGGTACCTTGCCAAATATATGTGGTCAGTGAgtaccattttatttttagagATCATCTTAGGTGGTGACTGCGTAACTTGGTGGCTACACGATATCGACCCTATTTTCAATTACTACTTTCAATATTTCTTATGGTACATAACTCTGTTCTGCTTATTGTCGTATGTGTTACACAGAGTATTCAGAAAATATGCATTAAGAAATGAGAGTGACAATTGCTCTTCAGCTTCGTTCTCCATGCAGTATGTGCACGATTTTCTGTTCGGGGTTAACATTGTCTTTGCCTGTCTATTTATCCTATTCAATATAAGCAAGGCCACCGTTATCACTATTATCCTCACTGACATAGTGCTCTTCATAGACATTCTAAATGATTCCTACATAGAACAAATACGACTAACCAATTTTGGAGATTTCCCATCAAACcgccaaagaaaaaaaaaattacacataaTTGAAAGTAGCAAAAAGAATGGAAAGAAGTTTACTCTAGTTAGACTAAATGAGCACATTTATCGGGACATCACCCAGGAGAGTAACACAGGAGAGCGAGAAAGCAAAAGCAAAATTGACTTCACTGAGAATAATAAAGGCGAACTGAAAAAATCGTGgtacataaaaaacaaaatctTTGACTTGAACAATTTATTTAGTAGGCGaaatataaagaagaaaaaaattcaaaaaaatgaCACCATCAATGGGAAAGAAATCGAGGAGGGGAACGATAATAATAGTAAGGACGAAAATCAAAACCATGttgataatgaaaaatatgacaGTGTAGAAAACAACACAGGTACGTCATCCTTGGAGTATTGCGAAATCTGCGATGAACGCTTTAAAAATGTGGTGCTCTATCCCTGTATGCATGGAGGATTTTGCGAAACATGCATACGGTCCATGATATTTAATTCACTCAAATTGAAGGATTCCTTCCCCAATTGTCCTCTTTGCCGAGACTCCATTAAGAATGTCTACAAAATATCTTACGAGGATAGTCAGAAGAAAGTCCAAGCCGTCACGATACTTACTATCCGTGTGAAGCAATGA